In Methanocaldococcus sp. FS406-22, the genomic stretch GTTGGAGTTTCATTAAACTCGCTGGCAATTAAAGATGTACCAATTTATAGAAAGGGAGAGGCAATGGGAATCTTTACAACAAGCATAAATTTAGGAATGTTGTTTGGGACAATAATCTTTGGAATCTTGGCTGATTTATTTGGACTCGCTGAGATGTTTAGAATCTCTGCCTTATTCTGCCTAATTACTGGAATCATTGGCTATTTGAAGATAAGATAAAATCTCATCTAAAATCTCTTTGTAAAGCTTGTTTCTATTTTCTATACTTAAACGATATATTTTCCCTTTGTTTTTAAATTTATTGACCCAATTTCTGTGTAAGGTAGCTAATAATGGTTTATTGTTGTTAATAACTTCATCAACAACTTTAGAAAATGTTTTACTCTTAAATTCCATAGCTCCAAGTTCATCAATAATTATTATGTCAGCATCTTTCAAAGCTCTTTTTATAGCTTCAACTCCAACTTTATCTAAATTCTCTACAAAAACAACATATTTTCCAACTTTTACATTTCCGTCTCCAACATAAGCTAATATAGCCTCCTCATTGGTGTCTAAGGTTATTATCTTAAAACCTACTCTTTTGCCATTTTTTCTAATTTCCTTAGTTATAAAGCCTCCAACTTTATATCCAAAATCCTTTAATTTTTCAGCTATCTTTAAAGCCAGTGTAGTTTTTCCAACTCCTGGCATTCCAGTTATAAATATTTTCATTGTTATCACCACAATCTTTAAATTTAATATATACAGTCTTAAGTTATAATCATTAATTCACTAACAGATTCTAATCAAATTTAAAAGAGGAGAGAAAATGAGTAGGGTTGTTGTTTCAGTTATTGGGCAGGATAGAACTGGAATAGTTGCTGGAATTTCAAAGGTCTTAGCTGAAAATAATGTAAATATCTTGGATATAAGTCAAACAATTATGGACAATCTATTTGCCATGATTATGCTCGTTGATATATCAAATGCTAAAGTTGATTTTGCAACACTAAAAAATGAGCTTGAAAAGGCTGGAAAAGGATTAGGCGTTCAAGTTATTGTCCAACATGAAGATATATTTAAATACATGCATAGAATTTAGCATCTACAACAACATGCCAAACACCTGGAGCATATTTTTTTATCTTTCTAATTTCATAATCTATCAGTTTATAGCCATTTTTTTCAGCATAGTATTTTAATCTCTCTATAGGCCTCTCAAACATAATCTTTTCAGCCACTGTCTCGTGGTAGTGTATAACTCCCGTATTTTTCAAAAATTCAAATGCTTTATCTAAAAATTTATGAGTTTTATGGACATAGCCCATAATTACTCTATCAGCAACGTCTTTAAGCTCCACTTCCCTATTATCAGCCAAAATTGGGATTACATTATTTAATTTGTTTAGTTTGATGTTTTCACATAGATAGTGATAAGCTATAGGGTTTTTTTCAATTGCATAAACCAACTTCGGTTTTGAGTATTTAGCCAATGGGATTGTGAAGTAACCAATACCAGCAAACATATCAACGACTACCTCATTTTTATTGCTTATAAATGCCATTCTCTTTCTCTCTTCAATATTTCCCTGACTCCACATAATTTTAGCTACATCCAACTTAAATAAACAGCCATATTCTTTATGGATTGTTTCTGTCTCTTCTCCATATAGGATTTTTACATGTGGAGTTCTAAATTCACCGGTTATTTGGGTTGTGTATAGCACGATAGTTTTGCATTTAGTTTTTTTAACGATTTCTTTAATTTCATCCTCACTTAATTCTCTTTTAACAATAACAACATCTCCAATTTTTTGGTATTTCATGGTTTTCACACTATTAGGGTTATTATTATAAATAGAGCAGTTATAAAAACTCTCACTAAGGTGGATATCATCATCAAATTAAACCCATCTTTAAATCCATATATGCCCATATAGTAAGGGGCTAAAAACCTCAATGCTGGAATGCTTGATAGTATAGAGCCGAGAAGTAAAGCCCTAACAACCTCAACATCATTTAAAATTCCTCTATTTAAAAATTCTCCAGCTAAAACATAAGCTCCTATATAGTTTATTGGCTGTGTAACTGCCACAGTAATTTCTTCAACAGAGAACGGTAGATAGTAGGCTTTATTTTTTATAACCTCAGTTAAATAATCAAAAAACCCAAACTCTATTAGGAATGAAGTTATAATTGAGGCTATTGTTATATTTTTTATTATTGGAATGCCATACTTTATGGTGTTTTTAAAAGATTTATAAAAGACGTCCTTGTTTAATTTTATCTTTTTGTCAATGTTATCTTCTTTATATTCTCTATTTTTTAATGTTATCTTTCCAATAGCCATAAAAATTAGCGTCTGAATAAGCCCAATTAAAACTAAAATTATAAAATAGACAATTCCAAAAAATCCTAAGGTTGCAAGCAAAATTGGAAGTAGAGAATCCCAATGCCTAAGCATAGCTGGAAATGCATCTATTAAAGATGAGATATAGAGTTCTTTTTTATTTATAATTCCCTTTTTATAAAAATCCACGAGCATTATATTTGCCATTCTTGGGTCGATAAATGATGTTGTTATGGCTATTCCACACTCCTCTGGAAGATTTGCAAACCTTGTAAATACTTTTCCAATAAAATAGATTTTTTTGATGATATTACTCTCTATGAGAATTTGAGAGACAAACAATCCAACAATAAGCGTAGGAACACTATAATACAAAAAAGTAACTGTTAGTGAGAGAGTTTGAATTATTTTTTCTATCATAAGTTGATATTTGGCTTTAGTATTTATAAAAGTTTTTGGAGTTGTTAGATTTTGACAAATAATAACTTTTATATATTGATATAGGGCTATATTATGATGTTATAGTTTAGCAGAGTGGGGGATTACTTTGAGCTGGGAAGATTTTGTTGAAAAAGGAGAAGAATATATAGAAAAGGGGGATTATGATAAGGCAATTGAGTGTTTTGAGAGAGCATTAGATGAATGTCCTGAAGAGGGAAAATGGATAACATTAAAATGTTTAGCCCTTTGCTATCGTTTAAAGGAAAATTATGACAAAGCTATTGAATATTTTAAAAAAGCATTAGAAAAATGTCCCAAAGATAAAAAATGGGAAATATTGGAAGATTTAGGAGTTTGTTATTATTCAAAGGGAGAATATGGCAGGGCAATTGAATATTTTGAGAAAGCATTAGAACTTTGTCCAGATGAGGAAAAATGGAGGATATGGATAAGTTTAGGAGATTGTTATTATAATATAAGAGATTATGACAAAGCAATTGACTATTATAAGAAAGCGTTAAAAATGTGTCCTGAAGACAAAAAATGGATAATATTTATAAGTTTGGGAGGTTGTTACTGCTTAAAGAAGGATTATAACGAAGCTATTAAATATCATAAAGCATTATTATCTTATTCAGAGAAGAATTATGATAAAGTATTTGAATATTTAAATGAAATGTTAAAAATATGTCCTGATAGGGAAAAATGGAGAATATTAGTAGGTTTAGGATTTTGCTGTTATATCAAAGGAGATTACGATAAAGCAATTGATTATTCTAAGAAAGCATTAGAACCTTGTCCAGATGAAGAAAAATGGAGGATATGGTGTATTTTAGGAGCTTGCCATTATTTAAAAGGAAATTATGATAAAGTAATTAAATGCTTTGATGAACTTTTAGAATATTCAAAAAAATATCCAAAAGTTAAAGAAAACATTGAAAAAGATATTATATTCTTAACTTATAGGTATCTTAAAGAAGAATTAAACGATAAAGAGAAAATAGAGAAGAATTTTAAAATAATAATTAGAATTATAGAAGAAATACATAAATTTAAAGAGAAACTTAAAGTAAAATATGATGAAAATACAGTTATCGCACACTATACAAAACCTGAAACTATCATAAGCATATTAAAAGCAAAATATGACAAAAAAGAAGATAAAAAACCCTATTTTAGATTATATAATGCCTGCTATATGAACGACCCAGAAGAAGGAAAAACGTTCCTAAGAATGATTATCGAAAATAAGTTAAGAAATTTAAAAAAAGCTTATGAAATCAAAGAAATAAAAGATGAAAAAGGTAAAATCAGAGATATAATTATTGAAGAGAATCCCGAATTTCAAACATTCATTGGTAGTTTTATTGTAGGCAATGAGGAAGATATTGATAAGTTATTCTTCTGGAGAACCTACGGAAAAGATAGTGAAAATGAAGAGGCAAAAGGTATCTGTATATGTATAAAAAAAGAATTTTTTGACCAAGATTCAGATAATCTACCAAATTACTTAGAGAACATTAAGCCCAAAACTGTTACTAATTTTACAGATGATGTTAACTCTAATAAAACAAATAAAGAAACTAGTACAGATGACGAAAAATTCTGCCTATATAAAGTAATTTATGAAGATACTAAGGATTACAAAAAACTAAAGAAAGTATTAAGGAATATTAACAAGTATGCAAAAGATTTAGATTTAGACGATGAAACAATCAGAAATCTACTAAAATCACTACTTGATGACCTTAGATATTTAGTAAAATCCAAACACTACAAAGAAGAAAAAGAATATAGAATCATAAAAACCTACAACATAAATTACAAAAGAGATAAGATAAAAATTGACTATACCAAAACTCCACCAAGATTATACATTGAGATAGAAAAGGACTTCATAGAATATATTGATGAAATCATCTTAGGACCAAGAATGGAGAATAAAGAAGCATGGAAAACATATCTAAGCTACCACAAAATAAAAGTTAGAGAATCAAACTGCAAGTTTAAATAAAAATCTAATTATGGAGTTAATCTTTGCCTATCTCTTGGGAATAAGACACACTCTCTAATATTCTCTTGCTGTGTTAAAACCATGGTGAATCTATCAGCTCCTAAACCCCATCCTGCATGTGGAGGCATTCCATACTTAAATGCCTCTAAATAGTATGTAAATCCATCTGGGTTTAATCCCTTCTTCTTAATATTCTCAACTAACAAATCATACAGATGAATCCTTTGAGCTCCAGAGGAAATCTCCAAATCTTTATACATTAAATCAAATGCCTTACAAATCTCTGGGTTATCTTCATGAGGCATTGTATAGAACGGCCTAATTTCAGAAGGCCAGTCTGTTATAAAGTAGAGTCCTCCCATCTCCTCT encodes the following:
- a CDS encoding NTPase, translated to MKIFITGMPGVGKTTLALKIAEKLKDFGYKVGGFITKEIRKNGKRVGFKIITLDTNEEAILAYVGDGNVKVGKYVVFVENLDKVGVEAIKRALKDADIIIIDELGAMEFKSKTFSKVVDEVINNNKPLLATLHRNWVNKFKNKGKIYRLSIENRNKLYKEILDEILSYLQIANDSSN
- a CDS encoding ACT domain-containing protein, giving the protein MSRVVVSVIGQDRTGIVAGISKVLAENNVNILDISQTIMDNLFAMIMLVDISNAKVDFATLKNELEKAGKGLGVQVIVQHEDIFKYMHRI
- a CDS encoding class I SAM-dependent methyltransferase family protein — translated: MKYQKIGDVVIVKRELSEDEIKEIVKKTKCKTIVLYTTQITGEFRTPHVKILYGEETETIHKEYGCLFKLDVAKIMWSQGNIEERKRMAFISNKNEVVVDMFAGIGYFTIPLAKYSKPKLVYAIEKNPIAYHYLCENIKLNKLNNVIPILADNREVELKDVADRVIMGYVHKTHKFLDKAFEFLKNTGVIHYHETVAEKIMFERPIERLKYYAEKNGYKLIDYEIRKIKKYAPGVWHVVVDAKFYACI
- a CDS encoding lipopolysaccharide assembly protein LapB — its product is MSWEDFVEKGEEYIEKGDYDKAIECFERALDECPEEGKWITLKCLALCYRLKENYDKAIEYFKKALEKCPKDKKWEILEDLGVCYYSKGEYGRAIEYFEKALELCPDEEKWRIWISLGDCYYNIRDYDKAIDYYKKALKMCPEDKKWIIFISLGGCYCLKKDYNEAIKYHKALLSYSEKNYDKVFEYLNEMLKICPDREKWRILVGLGFCCYIKGDYDKAIDYSKKALEPCPDEEKWRIWCILGACHYLKGNYDKVIKCFDELLEYSKKYPKVKENIEKDIIFLTYRYLKEELNDKEKIEKNFKIIIRIIEEIHKFKEKLKVKYDENTVIAHYTKPETIISILKAKYDKKEDKKPYFRLYNACYMNDPEEGKTFLRMIIENKLRNLKKAYEIKEIKDEKGKIRDIIIEENPEFQTFIGSFIVGNEEDIDKLFFWRTYGKDSENEEAKGICICIKKEFFDQDSDNLPNYLENIKPKTVTNFTDDVNSNKTNKETSTDDEKFCLYKVIYEDTKDYKKLKKVLRNINKYAKDLDLDDETIRNLLKSLLDDLRYLVKSKHYKEEKEYRIIKTYNINYKRDKIKIDYTKTPPRLYIEIEKDFIEYIDEIILGPRMENKEAWKTYLSYHKIKVRESNCKFK